In a single window of the Streptacidiphilus sp. P02-A3a genome:
- the rpsO gene encoding 30S ribosomal protein S15, whose translation MALDAAVKKQIMDEFGTKEGDTGSPEVQVAMLSRRISDLTEHLKTHKHDHHSRRGLLLLVGQRRRLLQYLAKKDIERFRTLVDRLGIRRGAAGAAR comes from the coding sequence GTGGCCCTCGACGCCGCTGTCAAGAAGCAGATCATGGACGAGTTCGGCACCAAGGAGGGCGACACCGGCTCCCCCGAGGTCCAGGTCGCCATGCTCAGCCGCCGTATCTCGGACCTGACCGAGCACCTCAAGACCCACAAGCACGACCACCACTCGCGTCGTGGCCTGCTGCTGCTCGTCGGCCAGCGCCGTCGTCTGCTCCAGTACCTGGCCAAGAAGGACATCGAGCGCTTCCGTACCCTGGTCGACCGCCTCGGCATTCGCCGTGGCGCGGCCGGTGCGGCCCGCTAG
- the eccD gene encoding type VII secretion integral membrane protein EccD codes for MNTSAGTGFCRVTVVAPDSRIDVALPEDIPLADVFPELLRLSGQSLPKGAPAGFHLVRRDGTVLDSSLSLIAQQVRDGDLLSLRPFADSLPGAVYDDVADAVATAVGADRGLWSRSQLRTAGLVGSVLLLALLGLALWSSDLGHDMHSLPGLISGLTAVLLTALAGVRARVYDDRGSALALGLAALPHALIGGSGILAPTLGQGPGRIQFLAGCVAVLVVSVLLATLLPSGDAPFVAAVLVSAAGTAATFAAVLSGASAGEAAAVASVAAVALLGFLPQFSARFARLPVAFHAPQQPTGRGEPDAEATEGADYARIAARARRGHELLGGLVGGCAAVVVGGAAVLSFTDSRWPELLALALGLAATLRARLFRHTPQVLCLLVAGILALGLLIVGFSLNLPRFLYRNLGDTSAVDVHTVALAAAVALGAGALVAVALVVPARGVSPFWARILDLVDGLVLAALIPLALAVLDVYARVRGLG; via the coding sequence GTGAACACCAGCGCCGGCACCGGCTTCTGCCGGGTCACCGTCGTCGCACCGGACAGCCGGATCGATGTCGCCCTGCCCGAGGACATCCCGCTGGCCGACGTCTTCCCGGAGCTGCTGCGGCTCTCCGGCCAGAGCCTGCCCAAGGGCGCGCCCGCCGGATTCCACCTGGTCCGCCGCGACGGCACGGTGCTCGACAGCAGCCTGTCGCTGATCGCCCAGCAGGTCCGCGACGGCGACCTGCTCAGCCTGCGCCCCTTCGCCGACTCGCTGCCCGGGGCCGTCTACGACGACGTCGCCGACGCCGTCGCCACCGCCGTCGGCGCCGACCGCGGCCTGTGGAGCCGGTCGCAGCTGCGCACCGCGGGCCTGGTCGGCTCGGTCCTGCTGCTCGCGCTGCTCGGCCTCGCGCTCTGGTCCAGCGACCTCGGCCACGACATGCACTCGCTCCCGGGCCTGATCAGCGGCCTGACCGCGGTCCTGCTGACCGCGCTGGCGGGGGTCCGCGCCCGGGTCTACGACGACCGGGGCTCCGCGCTGGCGCTCGGCCTGGCCGCGCTGCCGCACGCGCTGATCGGCGGCTCCGGCATCCTCGCCCCGACCCTCGGCCAGGGCCCGGGGCGGATCCAGTTCCTGGCCGGATGCGTCGCCGTGCTGGTGGTCTCGGTGCTGCTGGCCACGCTGCTGCCGAGCGGCGACGCCCCCTTCGTGGCCGCGGTACTGGTCTCGGCGGCGGGCACGGCCGCCACCTTCGCCGCCGTCCTCAGCGGCGCCTCGGCCGGCGAGGCGGCCGCCGTCGCGTCCGTCGCCGCGGTCGCCCTGCTCGGCTTCCTGCCGCAGTTCTCCGCCCGCTTCGCCCGGCTGCCGGTCGCCTTCCACGCCCCGCAGCAGCCGACGGGCCGGGGCGAGCCGGACGCCGAGGCGACCGAGGGCGCCGACTACGCCCGGATCGCCGCCCGCGCCCGGCGCGGCCACGAACTGCTCGGCGGCCTGGTCGGCGGCTGCGCCGCGGTCGTCGTCGGCGGCGCGGCGGTGCTCTCGTTCACCGACAGCCGCTGGCCGGAGCTGCTGGCGCTGGCCCTGGGCCTGGCCGCGACGCTGCGCGCCCGGCTGTTCCGGCACACCCCCCAGGTGCTGTGCCTGCTGGTGGCCGGGATCCTCGCGCTCGGCCTGCTGATCGTCGGGTTCTCGCTGAACCTGCCCCGCTTCCTCTACCGGAACCTCGGCGACACCTCCGCCGTGGACGTCCACACCGTCGCCCTGGCCGCCGCCGTCGCGCTGGGCGCGGGGGCGCTGGTCGCGGTCGCGCTGGTGGTCCCGGCCCGGGGCGTCTCCCCGTTCTGGGCCCGGATCCTGGACCTGGTCGACGGCCTGGTGCTGGCCGCGCTGATCCCGCTGGCGCTGGCGGTGCTGGACGTCTACGCCAGAGTCCGGGGCCTCGGCTGA
- the eccCa gene encoding type VII secretion protein EccCa has protein sequence MSVVTVKRPPRAHPPAVPGEELRLESPPELPRGAGGQWWQSLLPMLATGGSAAFFFLPGSQMIMKVMGGLMVASTVAMAVAQLNSSRKGGGEDLEDERRDYLKYLAQLRREVRRTAALQRDAQLYLHPAPDQLWSVVAEGSRLWERRPGDADFGQARIGTGPQRLATPLVAPRTAPREELEPLTAAAMKSFLAVHGSLPELPLAVSLRAFHHLTVSGDPESVYGTVRAALAQLATLHSPDDLVVGVAAAPGAAPEWEWVKWLPHVQHPTEADGAGSLRLICHSLDELERLLAEELAGRPRFSRDAPPVLDRKHLVVVLDRAPVGPDSLLAGGLAGADGLHGVTVVEVVPGELDEPRGGLSVLVEPERMRLVAGRGAVYRGRPDTLSGRQAEALARQLAPLRASVGDSDEPLLANLDFTELMGVGDAAAVDVSRTWRPRAAHERLRVPIGLGAGGEPVVLDLKESALEGMGPHGLCVGATGSGKSELLRTLVLGLAMTHSSETLNFVLADFKGGATFAGMADLPHTSAVITNMAEELTLVDRMRDAVTGELNRRQELLRAAGNYPNVHDYERARAAGAPLEPLPSLLLIIDEFSELLTAKPDFIDMFIQIGRIGRSLGVHLLLASQRLEEGRLRGLETYLSYRIGLRTFSAAESRAALGVPDAYHLPSVPGVGYLKFGTDVMAQFKAAYVSGPHRSGGPRRAPGRARRQQPVLFTGAPVALPLLPSHELEPPRPPRRDDALADTVLDVIVARLAGQGPPAHQVWLPPLNQAPALDQLLPPLTTTADRGLAPADYPAAGRLAVPIGLVDRPFEQRRDLMYLDFSGAAGHGIVVGGPRSGKSTLLRAMIGAFALTHTPAEVQFYCLDFGGGGMLQVEGLPQVGGVAGRLDAEKVRRMVAEVSGLVTRREAVFRAQGIDSIATFRARRRQGLLPEERYGDVFLVVDGWLTFRQEFELLEPVVTDLAQRGLAYGVHLVVGASRYGELRPALKDLMQTRVELKLGDAMESEIDRKAAVNVPAGVPGRGLTAEKLHFLGALPRIDGSTSVEDLADGLAALVTAVGGGWGGPRAPQVRLLPELLPAEQLPKAAEHPRLGIAIGVDESALAPVFVDFRTDPHFVVFGDGEAGKTALLRLLLQGITEQYTPEQARIVIGDYRRALLGQVATPHLLEYAAAQPALQAFLTDIRGSMERRIPGPDVTQEQLRDRSWWSGAELFLVIDDYDLVATASGNPLTQLLEVLPFAKDVGLHLIIARRSGGAGRALYEPVLQRLRELGTQGIVMSGEKDEGVLLGNVRPQRMPPGRGVLVTRRRGSFTVQTGWLPVR, from the coding sequence TTGAGCGTGGTAACCGTCAAGCGACCACCCCGTGCCCACCCGCCCGCGGTCCCCGGCGAGGAGTTACGGCTGGAGTCGCCGCCCGAGCTGCCGCGCGGCGCGGGCGGCCAGTGGTGGCAGTCGCTGCTGCCGATGCTGGCCACCGGCGGGTCCGCTGCCTTCTTCTTCCTGCCCGGCAGTCAGATGATCATGAAGGTCATGGGCGGGCTGATGGTCGCCTCGACCGTGGCGATGGCGGTCGCGCAGCTCAACAGCTCACGCAAGGGCGGCGGCGAGGACCTGGAGGACGAGCGCCGCGACTACCTCAAGTACCTGGCGCAGCTGCGCCGAGAGGTGCGCCGTACGGCCGCGTTGCAGCGCGACGCGCAGCTGTACCTGCACCCGGCGCCGGACCAGCTGTGGTCGGTGGTGGCCGAGGGCAGCCGACTGTGGGAGCGCCGCCCGGGCGACGCCGACTTCGGCCAGGCCCGGATCGGCACCGGGCCGCAGCGGCTGGCCACCCCGCTGGTCGCGCCGCGGACCGCGCCCAGGGAGGAGCTGGAGCCGCTGACCGCCGCCGCCATGAAGAGCTTCCTGGCGGTGCACGGCTCGCTGCCGGAGCTGCCGCTGGCGGTCTCGCTGCGGGCGTTCCACCACCTGACCGTGTCCGGCGACCCGGAGAGCGTGTACGGCACGGTCCGTGCCGCGCTGGCGCAGCTGGCCACCCTGCACTCGCCCGACGACCTGGTGGTCGGCGTCGCCGCCGCGCCCGGCGCGGCCCCCGAGTGGGAGTGGGTGAAGTGGCTGCCGCACGTCCAGCACCCGACCGAGGCCGACGGCGCGGGCTCGCTGCGGTTGATCTGCCACTCGCTGGACGAGTTGGAGCGGCTGCTCGCCGAGGAGCTGGCCGGGCGGCCCCGGTTCAGCCGGGACGCCCCGCCGGTCCTCGACCGGAAGCACCTGGTGGTGGTCCTGGACCGGGCCCCGGTCGGCCCGGACTCGCTGCTCGCCGGGGGGCTCGCCGGCGCCGACGGGCTGCACGGGGTGACCGTGGTCGAGGTGGTGCCGGGCGAGCTCGACGAGCCGCGCGGCGGCCTGTCGGTGCTGGTCGAGCCGGAGCGGATGCGGCTGGTCGCGGGCCGCGGCGCGGTCTACCGGGGGCGTCCGGACACGCTGAGCGGTCGGCAGGCGGAGGCGTTGGCGCGGCAGCTGGCGCCGCTGCGGGCCTCGGTCGGCGACAGCGACGAGCCGCTGCTGGCCAACCTGGACTTCACCGAGTTGATGGGCGTCGGCGACGCCGCCGCCGTGGACGTCTCCCGGACCTGGCGGCCCCGGGCGGCGCACGAGCGGCTGCGGGTGCCGATCGGGCTCGGCGCGGGCGGCGAGCCGGTGGTGCTGGACCTGAAGGAGTCGGCGCTGGAGGGCATGGGCCCGCACGGCCTGTGCGTGGGCGCCACCGGCTCCGGCAAGTCGGAGCTGCTGCGCACGCTGGTGCTGGGCCTGGCGATGACGCACTCCTCGGAGACGCTGAACTTCGTGCTCGCGGACTTCAAGGGCGGCGCGACCTTCGCCGGGATGGCGGACCTGCCGCACACCTCGGCGGTGATCACCAACATGGCCGAGGAACTGACCCTGGTGGACCGGATGCGGGACGCGGTGACCGGCGAGCTGAACCGCCGCCAGGAGCTGCTGCGCGCGGCCGGGAACTACCCGAACGTGCACGACTACGAGCGGGCCCGGGCGGCCGGGGCCCCGCTGGAGCCGTTGCCCTCGCTGCTGCTGATCATCGACGAGTTCAGCGAACTGCTCACCGCGAAGCCCGACTTCATCGACATGTTCATCCAGATCGGGCGGATCGGCCGGTCGCTGGGGGTGCATCTGCTGCTGGCCTCGCAGCGGCTGGAGGAGGGGCGGCTGCGCGGCCTGGAGACCTACCTCTCCTACCGGATCGGGCTGCGGACCTTCTCCGCCGCCGAGTCCCGGGCGGCGCTCGGCGTGCCCGACGCGTACCACCTGCCGTCGGTGCCCGGGGTGGGCTACCTCAAGTTCGGCACCGACGTGATGGCGCAGTTCAAGGCCGCCTACGTGTCGGGTCCGCACCGCTCCGGGGGCCCGCGGCGGGCGCCGGGCCGGGCCCGGCGGCAGCAGCCGGTGCTGTTCACCGGCGCGCCGGTGGCGCTGCCGCTGCTGCCGTCGCACGAGCTGGAGCCGCCGCGGCCCCCGCGTCGGGACGACGCGCTCGCCGACACCGTGCTCGATGTGATCGTCGCCCGGCTCGCGGGCCAGGGCCCACCGGCGCACCAGGTGTGGCTGCCGCCGCTGAACCAAGCCCCGGCGCTGGACCAGCTGCTGCCGCCGCTGACGACCACCGCCGACCGGGGCCTGGCACCGGCCGACTACCCGGCCGCCGGACGGCTGGCGGTGCCGATCGGGCTGGTCGACCGGCCGTTCGAGCAGCGGCGCGACCTGATGTACCTGGACTTCTCCGGCGCGGCCGGTCACGGGATCGTGGTCGGCGGTCCGCGCTCGGGCAAGTCCACCCTGCTGCGGGCGATGATCGGCGCCTTCGCGCTCACCCACACCCCGGCCGAGGTGCAGTTCTACTGCCTGGACTTCGGTGGCGGCGGGATGCTTCAGGTCGAGGGCCTGCCGCAGGTGGGCGGGGTGGCCGGGCGGCTGGACGCGGAGAAGGTCCGGCGGATGGTGGCCGAGGTCTCCGGCCTGGTCACCCGGCGCGAGGCGGTGTTCCGGGCGCAGGGCATCGACTCGATCGCGACCTTCCGCGCCCGCCGCCGACAGGGCCTGCTGCCGGAGGAGCGGTACGGCGACGTGTTCCTGGTGGTCGACGGCTGGCTCACCTTCCGGCAGGAGTTCGAGCTGCTGGAGCCGGTGGTGACCGACCTCGCCCAGCGCGGCCTGGCCTACGGCGTGCACCTGGTCGTCGGGGCCTCCCGCTACGGCGAGCTGCGGCCGGCGCTGAAGGACCTGATGCAGACCAGGGTGGAGCTGAAGCTCGGCGACGCGATGGAGTCCGAGATAGACCGCAAGGCCGCGGTGAACGTCCCGGCGGGGGTGCCGGGGCGCGGGCTGACCGCCGAGAAGCTGCACTTCCTGGGGGCGCTGCCGAGGATCGACGGTTCCACCTCGGTCGAGGACCTGGCCGACGGCCTGGCCGCGCTGGTCACCGCCGTCGGCGGCGGCTGGGGCGGCCCACGCGCGCCGCAGGTGCGGCTGCTGCCCGAGCTGCTGCCCGCCGAGCAGCTGCCGAAGGCCGCCGAGCACCCGCGGCTGGGCATCGCGATCGGGGTGGACGAGTCCGCGCTGGCCCCGGTCTTCGTCGACTTCCGGACCGACCCGCACTTCGTCGTCTTCGGCGACGGCGAGGCCGGGAAGACCGCGCTGCTGCGGCTGCTGCTCCAGGGCATCACCGAGCAGTACACCCCGGAGCAGGCCCGGATCGTCATCGGCGACTACCGCCGGGCGCTGCTGGGCCAGGTGGCCACCCCGCACCTGCTGGAGTACGCGGCGGCGCAGCCCGCGCTACAGGCGTTCCTGACCGACATCCGGGGCTCGATGGAGCGCCGGATCCCCGGTCCGGACGTCACCCAGGAGCAGCTGCGGGACCGCAGCTGGTGGTCGGGCGCGGAGCTGTTCCTGGTGATCGACGACTACGACCTGGTGGCGACGGCCTCCGGCAACCCGCTGACGCAGCTGCTGGAGGTGCTGCCGTTCGCCAAGGACGTCGGGCTGCACCTGATCATCGCCCGCCGCTCCGGCGGCGCGGGCCGGGCGCTGTACGAGCCGGTGCTACAGCGGCTGCGGGAGCTGGGGACGCAGGGGATCGTGATGTCCGGCGAGAAGGACGAGGGCGTGCTGCTGGGGAACGTGAGGCCGCAGCGGATGC